A single genomic interval of Chitinophagales bacterium harbors:
- a CDS encoding acyl-CoA carboxylase subunit beta, whose translation MNLEANKNIDGMQLKISQLKRLRNKIHLGGGEKAIEKQHEQGKLTARERIQALLDNGAHSIEIAEFAGYEMYDEVGGCPSGGVVVVMGYVSKRLVVVVANDATVKAGAWFPITAKKNLRAQEIAMENRIPIIYLVDSAGVFLPMQDEIFPDKEHFGRMFRNNAKMSAMGIPQIAAVMGSCVAGGAYLPIMSDESLIVDKTGSIFLAGSYLVKAAIGEDIDNETLGGATTHCEISGVTDYKMENDQACLQKIRNLVDKLGHRACTGFDRIESQPPLGSADDIYKLISEDNSKPYDTRELIKAIVDKGEFDEYKGLYGQSIVCAYARIDGWSVGIVANQRQVVKSKKGEMQFGGVIYSDSADKAARFIMNCNQKRIPLVFLQDVTGFMVGSRSEHGGIIKDGAKLVNAMANSIVPKFTFIVGNSYGAGNYAMCGKAYDPRLIYSWPTGKMAVMGGSQAANTLLQIQVAALKKKGEDIDEKKNKELLEKITEQYNRTTTPYYAAARLWTDGIIDPAETRKVVSIGIEAANHAPIPDQYILGAIQT comes from the coding sequence ATGAATCTAGAAGCGAATAAGAACATCGATGGTATGCAATTAAAGATTTCTCAGTTAAAACGATTGAGAAATAAGATTCATCTAGGGGGTGGTGAAAAAGCGATAGAAAAGCAACATGAACAAGGGAAGCTGACAGCTCGTGAACGCATACAGGCATTGCTTGACAATGGTGCCCACTCTATAGAAATTGCCGAATTTGCGGGATATGAAATGTATGACGAAGTGGGTGGTTGTCCATCAGGTGGTGTAGTAGTAGTTATGGGCTATGTGTCGAAAAGATTAGTTGTCGTAGTAGCGAATGACGCTACGGTCAAAGCTGGAGCTTGGTTTCCTATTACGGCTAAGAAAAATCTTCGTGCTCAAGAAATAGCTATGGAGAATAGAATTCCCATTATTTATCTTGTAGACAGTGCAGGTGTATTTCTTCCTATGCAGGATGAAATTTTTCCAGATAAAGAACATTTCGGACGCATGTTTCGAAACAATGCCAAGATGAGCGCTATGGGTATCCCTCAAATAGCAGCCGTTATGGGCAGCTGTGTAGCTGGAGGTGCTTATCTCCCCATTATGAGTGATGAATCGCTCATTGTAGATAAAACAGGTAGTATTTTTCTCGCGGGTTCTTACTTGGTAAAAGCTGCCATTGGTGAAGATATCGATAATGAAACCTTAGGTGGAGCAACTACTCATTGTGAGATTAGCGGTGTAACGGACTACAAAATGGAAAATGATCAAGCTTGCCTACAAAAAATTAGAAATTTGGTCGATAAATTGGGACATAGGGCCTGTACAGGTTTTGATCGAATAGAATCCCAACCTCCGCTTGGCTCTGCGGATGATATCTATAAACTCATTTCTGAGGATAATTCCAAACCCTATGATACTAGAGAACTTATCAAAGCTATCGTAGACAAGGGTGAATTTGATGAATACAAAGGATTATATGGTCAGTCTATTGTCTGCGCTTATGCTCGGATTGATGGCTGGTCTGTGGGTATAGTAGCCAATCAGAGACAAGTGGTAAAAAGCAAAAAAGGAGAGATGCAGTTCGGAGGGGTTATTTATAGCGATAGTGCAGACAAAGCTGCTAGATTCATTATGAATTGTAATCAAAAAAGAATTCCACTAGTCTTTTTGCAGGATGTCACAGGTTTTATGGTTGGTTCACGAAGTGAACATGGAGGTATTATTAAAGATGGTGCTAAACTAGTGAATGCTATGGCAAATTCAATTGTACCTAAATTTACTTTTATTGTTGGGAATAGTTATGGTGCAGGTAACTATGCTATGTGCGGAAAAGCCTATGACCCGAGACTGATTTATTCATGGCCTACAGGAAAAATGGCCGTTATGGGAGGTTCTCAGGCTGCGAATACCTTGCTGCAAATACAAGTAGCAGCTTTAAAGAAAAAAGGTGAGGACATAGATGAAAAAAAGAACAAAGAATTATTAGAGAAAATAACAGAACAATACAATAGAACAACAACCCCTTATTATGCTGCCGCTAGACTATGGACAGATGGTATTATCGATCCTGCTGAAACAAGAAAGGTAGTTTCCATAGGAATTGAAGCAGCCAACCATGCTCCTATTCCTGATCAGTATATTTTAGGAGCTATACAAACCTGA
- a CDS encoding SAM-dependent chlorinase/fluorinase, whose product MSLITLTSDLGYNNFSLAEFKAKFVSQFPQNPIIDLFHHQEIYDIESIAYQILGALNTFPDDAIHIVYNKYAVQNSQLLIAKIGKQYILAPNNGLLSLIHFIDYNAKVFLLENSHDGSDGWSLWIQTVKSLLEDKIPRDAIETNQFVQTRPFNTDLHLLDDKIITRVIHTDSVGNVVLNVQKEIFYQHLDNRAFYIAFISSKIFQLSPNYATTYNQNRIGALFNPTGFLELFMIGGNLAKLFNINKWKNNKFEIILDNDTNRQINFQPRL is encoded by the coding sequence TTGTCTCTCATAACTTTGACTTCTGATTTAGGTTATAATAATTTTTCCTTAGCAGAGTTTAAAGCAAAGTTTGTTAGTCAGTTTCCTCAGAATCCAATTATAGATCTCTTTCATCATCAGGAAATCTATGATATAGAAAGTATAGCATATCAAATTCTAGGTGCATTGAACACATTTCCAGATGATGCGATTCATATTGTTTATAACAAATATGCTGTTCAGAATTCACAGCTACTCATAGCAAAAATAGGCAAACAATACATTCTAGCTCCTAATAATGGATTGTTATCATTAATACATTTTATAGATTATAATGCTAAGGTCTTTCTTCTCGAAAATAGCCATGATGGAAGTGATGGTTGGTCATTATGGATTCAAACAGTAAAAAGTTTGCTAGAAGATAAAATACCTAGAGATGCAATAGAAACGAATCAATTTGTGCAGACCCGTCCTTTTAATACTGATTTGCATCTTTTGGACGATAAAATTATTACCAGAGTTATTCATACGGATTCTGTAGGCAATGTGGTTTTGAATGTACAAAAGGAAATTTTTTATCAACATTTGGATAATCGGGCTTTTTATATCGCCTTTATCAGCTCCAAAATATTTCAATTGTCTCCAAACTATGCCACTACTTATAATCAGAATCGCATAGGAGCTTTGTTCAATCCTACAGGATTTTTAGAGTTATTTATGATAGGCGGAAATTTGGCTAAACTGTTTAATATCAATAAATGGAAAAATAATAAATTTGAAATAATTCTGGACAATGATACGAATCGTCAAATTAACTTTCAGCCCCGATTATAG
- a CDS encoding antibiotic biosynthesis monooxygenase → MIRIVKLTFSPDYRQDFIDLVTQYKDQIRSYPGCQGVDFLNDRQNENIFFTYSHWDKPESLEFYRNSELFNQVWSQVKVWFADKPEAWSVDEMML, encoded by the coding sequence ATGATACGAATCGTCAAATTAACTTTCAGCCCCGATTATAGGCAGGATTTTATAGACTTAGTCACCCAATACAAAGATCAAATCCGCTCCTATCCAGGCTGTCAGGGAGTTGATTTTCTAAATGATAGACAGAATGAAAATATTTTTTTCACGTATAGTCACTGGGATAAGCCAGAAAGTTTGGAATTCTATCGAAATAGTGAACTTTTCAACCAAGTATGGTCTCAGGTTAAAGTCTGGTTTGCTGATAAACCCGAAGCATGGTCGGTAGACGAAATGATGCTATAA